The Pelodiscus sinensis isolate JC-2024 chromosome 10, ASM4963464v1, whole genome shotgun sequence genome has a segment encoding these proteins:
- the LOC112544109 gene encoding uncharacterized protein LOC112544109 translates to MEPRPFLEWFSENQQQQRQAQQEQQAQLVQQLTTQFQEHQRLLIQEVAAQQERWRQTVERRWGTPVGAPGTSGEGPNLPLRLTKLGPQDDPEAFLTTFERVATAARWPPDQWATLLAPYLSGPAQLAYRSLAVADALNYPKVREAILDQVGHSPETCRQKFRQEVFRGGDRPRAVAQRLKEWANRWLEPEHKTGSQVSEMVVMEQFIHILPRDGQRWVRRNQPATLNEAVTLMEAPLLAEREEGGAGRATPPAPKVGGSRPQGKPPGGEPSSGGRRGRDTPPRLAPVWPRPPPERTDAERRPEGGPREVRQGGRGPCFQCGQEGYFKRECPLMDCTLSQGAAAEPREDGGTRGGPLVHRVWLEGRPVQALVDSGSTVTLVRADLVPPGHPEGEPVWMRCVHGDVKAYPTVQLRLTGGGQDRVWPIGKAKTLPYPVLIGRDWPGFELFLKGQDPPAEEGGRGGVAGDLTPAAAEKERAICLELETAPDFLTEQRMDPTLQHAWDQAGTPDEQRQGEERAPQGPQFQMPPRWDLAPY, encoded by the exons ATGGAGCCCCGACCGTTCCTCGAATGGTTCAGCGAAAACCAGCAGCAGCAACGCCAGGCCCAGCAAGAACAACAGGCCCAACTAGTCCAACAGCTGACCACGCAGTTCCAGGAACACCAGAGGCTGCTGATCCAAGAAGTAGCAGCCCAACAGGAGCGGTGGCGGCAGACAGTGGAGAGGCGATGGGGAACCCCGGTCGGAGCACCGGGGACATCGGGCGAAGGACCCAACTTACCCCTGCGCCTGACGAAGTTGGGACCTCAGGACGACCCAGAAGCATTTTTAACGACTTTTGAAAGGGTGGCGACGGCTGCCCGGTGGCCGCCGGACCAATGGGCGACACTGTTGGCCCCCTACTTAAGCGGACCCGCCCAACTCGCCTACCGCAGCCTGGCCGTAGCGGACGCCTTGAATTACCCGAAGGTCCGCGAGGCGATTCTAGATCAGGTGGGGCACTCCCCCGAGACTTGCAGGCAGAAGTTTCGGCAGGAGGTGTTTAGAGGGGGCGACCGGCCTCGGGCGGTAGCCCAGCGACTAAAAGAATGGGCCAACCGGTGGCTAGAGCCCGAGCACAAGACGGGCAGCCAGGTCTCAGAAATGGTGGTGATGGAGCAGTTCATCCACATTTTACCGAGGGACGGGCAAAGGTGGGTCCGCCGGAACCAGCCCGCAACGCTCAATGAGGCCGTCACGCTGATGGAAGCCCCCCTCCTCGCGGAGAGGGAAGAGGGCGGCGCCGGACGGGCCACCCCGCCCGCCCCGAAGGTAGGGGGGTCCCGGCCCcaggggaagcctccagggggagaaccctcatcaggggggcgcaggggacgCGATACCCCCCCCCGGTTGGCCCCGGTctggccccggcccccgcccgagAGAACAGACGCGGAGCGACGACCCGAAGGGGGGCCACGGGAGGTCCGTCAAGGAGGAAGAGggccctgcttccagtgcgggCAGGAGGGGTATTTTAAGCGGGAATGCCCCCTAATGGACTGCACCCTAAGCCAGGGGGCGGCAGCCGAGCCCCGGGAGGACGGGGGAACCAGAGGGGGTCCCTTGGTCCATCGAGTATGGCTCGAGGGCCGCCCCGTTCAGGCATTGGTGGATTCGGGCTCCACCGTCACCCTCGTGAGGGCCGACCTCGTCCCACCTGGGCACCCAGAAGGCGAGCCCGTGTGGATGAGGTGCGTCCACGGGGACGTGAAGGCATACCCCACGGTCCAACTCCGCCTGACCGGAGGGGGACAGGACCGGGTTTGGCCGATAGGGAAGGCCAAAACCTTGCCGTACCCCGTCCTCATCGGCCGTGACTGGCCCGGGTTCGAGCTGTTCCTAAAAGGACAGGACCCTCCGGCGGAGGAAGGAGGCCGAGGGGGGGTGGCTGGCGACTTGACGccggcagcagcagagaaggagAGAGCGATCTGCCTGGAGCTCGAGACAGCGCCGGACTTCCTGACCGAGCAACGGATGGACCCCACCCTCCAACATGCCTGGGACCAAGCGGGCACCCCTGACGAGCAAAGGCAGGGCGAAGAGAGGGCACCGCAGGGACCACAGTTCCAG ATGCCTCCGAGGTGGGACTTGGCGCCGTATTGA